The proteins below are encoded in one region of Hordeum vulgare subsp. vulgare chromosome 3H, MorexV3_pseudomolecules_assembly, whole genome shotgun sequence:
- the LOC123439780 gene encoding serine/threonine-protein kinase-like protein At5g23170 → MREFSYQEIEAATGGFAAKNVVGKGSHGCVYRARLRGGTGHGRRLVTVAVKKASHPQGEAKLANEIAVLAAARHHPGVVNLVGAAPGQPPLLVMEFMPNGSLHDLLHRSPRPPPWPRRVEIALDVARAMRALHGAAPRVIHRDVKTANVLLGRDGRARLADFSLAVRVAAAGAPRPAPAGTMGYLDPSYTEPGRLGPESDVFSFGVVLLELISGRKVMDVNASPSSIVAWALPLIGAGLARQVFDGRVAAPSPGTDAEAAIARVLSVAARCVSETVERRPAMAEVASELRGALESGGWHRRGRHVVERVCRRVVLWGVQLRVKTTRRSKVECTELSGSSEGGGAPSRADSCPRSNTIRLT, encoded by the coding sequence ATGAGGGAGTTTTCCTACCAGGAGATCGAGGCGGCGACCGGCGGCTTCGCGGCCAAGAACGTCGTCGGCAAGGGCAGCCACGGCTGCGTCTACAGGGCCAGGCTCAGGGGCGGCACAGGCCACGGCAGGAGGCTCGTCACCGTCGCTGTCAAGAAGGCCTCGCACCCTCAGGGGGAGGCCAAGCTCGCcaacgagatcgccgtgctcgcgGCCGCGCGCCACCACCCGGGCGTCGTCAACCTCGTCGGCGCAGCGCCGGGGCAGCCGCCGCTTCTCGTCATGGAGTTCATGCCCAACGGCTCGCTGCACGACCTGCTGCACCGGTCCCCGAGGCCGCCGCCGTGGCCGCGCCGCGTGGAGATCGCGCTCGACGTCGCGCGGGCCATGCGCGCGCTTCACGGCGCCGCGCCCCGCGTCATCCACCGGGACGTCAAGACGGCCAACGTCCTGCTCGGCCGCGACGGCCGCGCCCGCCTCGCCGACTTCAGCCTCGCGGTCAGGGTCGCTGCCGCGGGCGCGCCGAGGCCGGCACCGGCTGGCACGATGGGGTACCTGGACCCGAGCTACACGGAGCCCGGCCGGCTGGGGCCCGAGAGCGACGTGTTCAGCTTCGGCGTGGTGCTCCTGGAGCTCATCAGCGGGCGCAAGGTGATGGACGTGAACGCCTCCCCGTCGTCCATCGTCGCGTGGGCGCTGCCGCTGATCGGCGCCGGCCTGGCGCGCCAGGTGTTCGACGGGAGGGTGGCCGCGCCCAGTCCCGGCACTGACGCCGAGGCGGCGATCGCCAGGGTCCTGTCGGTCGCCGCGCGATGCGTGTCGGAGACCGTGGAGCGCCGGCCAGCGATGGCGGAGGTGGCGTCGGAGCTGCGCGGCGCCCTGGAGAGCGGCGGGTGGCACCGGCGCGGGAGGCACGTGGTGGAAAGGGTGTGCAGGCGCGTCGTGTTGTGGGGGGTACAACTGCGCGTGAAGACGACGCGGAGGAGCAAGGTCGAGTGCACCGAGCTGTCTGGGTCGTCGGAGGGGGGCGGCGCACCGAGCCGCGCGGACTCGTGCCCTCGGTCCAACACCATACGACTCACATAG
- the LOC123443486 gene encoding calmodulin-1, whose product MADQLTDDQIAEFKEAFSLFDKDGDGCITTKELGTVMRSLGQNPTEAELQDMINEVDADGNGTIDFPEFLNLMARKMKDTDSEEELKEAFRVFDKDQNGFISAAELRHVMTNLGEKLTDEEVDEMIREADVDGDGQINYEEFVKVMMAK is encoded by the exons ATGGCCGACCAGCTCACCGACGACCAGATCGCCGAGTTCAAGGAGGCCTTCAGCCTCTTCGACAAGGACGGAGACG GCTGCATCACCACCAAGGAACTTGGAACTGTGATGCGTTCGCTAGGGCAGAACCCCACTGAGGCAGAGCTTCAGGATATGATCAATGAAGTGGATGCTGATGGCAATGGAACGATTGACTTTCCTGAGTTCCTCAACCTAATGGCACGTAAGATGAAGGACACTGATTCTGAGGAGGAGCTTAAGGAGGCCTTCCGCGTGTTTGACAAGGACCAGAATGGTTTCATCTCGGCGGCTGAACTCCGCCATGTCATGACCAACCTTGGTGAGAAGCTGACAGACGAGGAGGTGGATGAGATGATCCGCGAGGCTGATGTCGATGGTGACGGACAGATCAATTACGAAGAGTTTGTGAAGGTGATGATGGCCAAGTGA